The genomic DNA TAAAAGAGTGCGAAAACAGCGTTTTTAGCGACATTTGCGTTTTTGTGGATGGCAAATTTACGCCTGTTACGAAGGCAAATTTTAACGAGCTTTTGGAGTTTGCTTTTAAAAATTTATGCGCGGGCGAAAGCGTTAAATTTAAAGATATTAGCGGCGAATTTGAAGCGTCAAATTTTACTGAACTAAATGAAAATTTTAATCTTTTAATGCCGACGAATCTTAAAAATTTACCTAAAATTTTTATCGCAAATGAAGCTGAGCAGGTTGCCCTAGCAAGCTACGAAAAACCAGTCGTTACGCTAAAAACGACGGCCATTTACCGCGGCAATCACCCGAGCTCGCCTAGATTTTTTGACGCCTGCGCGGCTAGAGACATTTTCATCTACGCGCTTTGCGACAAGCTTTCTAAAGCGGGCGTAAATTTTATTGCGTTAAAGGCGCAAAAGCCGCCGTTTAAGGCCGTAGTGCTTGAAAACGGATATATTTTTAGCGGCTCTAGGATTTATTATGCGCGCTCAAATTTGAGCCAGATAGAGGGCGCTGCGGATAAAAATCTAGCCGCTTTTAATCTCGCAAAAAAAGAATTTGACGCAGACGGCGGGATAGCTAGGATATTTTTAAGCAGGTTTAAAGACGATGAAGTTAAAATTTACCCCAAATTTGATGATTTTAACGTCTTAAATTTCGCCTTGCCTGCGAGCTTTGAAGAGCTTTACGCGCAGATAAAGCGCGAGGAGGGCGGCGAGAGATTGCTTCAAAATTATGGCGAAAACTTTAGCTTGCCGCGCGGCGAGCTTGGCGTACAAAACGGCTTTTTTGGGCTATTTTGTATGGCTGGAGCGCTGCTTGGATTTGATAGCGATGCGCAAAAAGCGGGAGAGATTTTGCTGCAAAACGCGAGCGATTTTAACGGCGCAAAAGGGCCTAGGCTCGATTTTAAAATGCTAAACAAAACGCATTTTGACGTCGTTAAATTTGCCAGAAGCGGCATGAGCTTTAGGCTAGCTGGCGTCGATGCTAGGCTGCTTAGCTACGGATACGCCGAGTCGCTGGCGTATTTTTTGAGCGATTTTGCAGACTCGCTAAAGCAGGATTTTGGCGTGCAAAACGCGCTGCTTTGCGGCTCGCTTTTTGAGAACAAGACGCTTGCAAATTTGACGTTAAAGCATCTAAAAACAGGTTTAAACGCCAAATTTAGCAAAGAGTTTTTGATTGAAGAGATGTTTTAAATATGAAATTTCAGGCCTTGTTCAAGGTGTGGGTTTTCGCCCTTTTGTTTATAATCTAGCCCTTAAATTCGGCCTAGCAGGCGAAATTTATAACGACGACGAGGGCGTAAAACTAACGCTTTGCGGCTCACACGAGCAGATAGAAGAGTTTGAAAAAGCTCTGTATGAGGAGCTGCCAAGCCTCGCTCGTATCGACGAGATGCGAAAAACCGAGCTAGCGGACGTAAAATTTGATGACTTTCAGATAGTCGCCTCAAAATCAGCCAAAAAACACGCGCCTATCTTGCCTGATTTTGCCCTCTGCGCAGACTGCGAGCGCGAGTTTCACGATCCCGCAGACCCGAGGTATCATTATCCTTTTATCAACTGCACCAACTGCGGCCCGAGGTTTTCTATCATCAAGTCCCTGCCTTACGACCGCGCAAACACGACGATGAACGCGTTTAAGATGTGCGAATTTTGCGAGGGCGAATACAAAAATCCGCTAAATCGCCGCTATCACGCCCAGCCCGTTTCATGCCCAAACTGCGGGCCTAGGCTTGCCTTAAAAGACAAATTCGGGCGGGTTTTAGCGCAGGATAATGAAAGCGCAAAGCAGGCCGCGTATCTCATAAACGAGGGTAAAATTTTAGCCGTCAAAGGGCTTGGCGGATTTCATCTGATGTGCCGCCTAGATGAGGATACGGTAGGGCTGCTAAGAGAGCGCAAAAAGCGGCCTAAAAAGCCATTTGCCGTGATGTGTAAAGACCTAGCGCGCGCTAAAAAATACGCTCAAATTTCGCCCGAAGAACAGCGTCTTTTAAGCTCGAATTTAAAACCGATCGTCGTTTTGCAAAGCTTGCCTGGCGCGCCGGTTCCCTCAAATTTAGCGCCGGGACTCAATAAAATCGGCATATTTTTGCCATACACGGGCGTTCATCTTTTGCTTTTTGAGTACCTAGAGGGCGACGTTATCGCCACCTCGGCCAACGTCTCTGGCGAGCCCATCATCTATGGCGAAAAAGACCTGCGAGAAAAGCTGGGCGGCGTGATAGATTTTTATCTGGATAACGACCGAGAGATCCACTCGCCAAGCGATGATAGTATCGCGTTTGTGGCAGACGGCGAGCCCATTTTTATCCGAACTAGCCGCGGCTTGCATCCCAAATTTATCCGCACGAAATTTAAGAGCGAAAAGACCGTTTTAGCCGTCGGAGCCGAGCTAAAAAATCAGTTTGCGATCTTTAAAGACGGCGAGCTGATGATAAGCCCGTATATCGGCGATCTAAAAAACGTCGCGACCTATGAGCGGTTTTGCGCACTAATCAAGCTTTTTAGCGAGATTTACGAGCTAAAATTTGACGAGATCGTAGCCGACTTGCATCCGCATTTTTTAAATTTGAAATGGGCGCGCGAGTATGCCGCGAATTTTGGCTCAAAAATCACGCAGATTCAGCATCATCACGCACACTTGCTTTCGGTGATTTTAGAAAACGATCTGGACGCAAATCGCGAGTATCTGGGCTTTTGCTTTGACGGCACGGGATACGGCGCGGATGGGAGCGTCTGGGGCGGAGAGATCCTAAAAGTGCGCGGCAAAGAGTACGAGCGGGTTTGTAAATTTGATGAAATTTTGCTAATCGGCGGCGAAGCTAGCGTAAAAAATATCTGGCAGATTGCTTATGCCGCGATTTTAAAATATGATTTGGAGTGCGAGGCGGAGGCGTTTTTGGCCAAATTTGAGCCAGCCAAGCTAAAAAATCTAAAAATCCTGCACGAAAAGCAAATAAATTGCGTCAAAACCAGCTCGCTTGGGCGCATTTTCGATGCGTTTGCGGCCGTGATCCTAGGGCTTGATAGCATCAGCTACGAGG from Campylobacter showae CSUNSWCD includes the following:
- the hypF gene encoding carbamoyltransferase HypF, which gives rise to MKRCFKYEISGLVQGVGFRPFVYNLALKFGLAGEIYNDDEGVKLTLCGSHEQIEEFEKALYEELPSLARIDEMRKTELADVKFDDFQIVASKSAKKHAPILPDFALCADCEREFHDPADPRYHYPFINCTNCGPRFSIIKSLPYDRANTTMNAFKMCEFCEGEYKNPLNRRYHAQPVSCPNCGPRLALKDKFGRVLAQDNESAKQAAYLINEGKILAVKGLGGFHLMCRLDEDTVGLLRERKKRPKKPFAVMCKDLARAKKYAQISPEEQRLLSSNLKPIVVLQSLPGAPVPSNLAPGLNKIGIFLPYTGVHLLLFEYLEGDVIATSANVSGEPIIYGEKDLREKLGGVIDFYLDNDREIHSPSDDSIAFVADGEPIFIRTSRGLHPKFIRTKFKSEKTVLAVGAELKNQFAIFKDGELMISPYIGDLKNVATYERFCALIKLFSEIYELKFDEIVADLHPHFLNLKWAREYAANFGSKITQIQHHHAHLLSVILENDLDANREYLGFCFDGTGYGADGSVWGGEILKVRGKEYERVCKFDEILLIGGEASVKNIWQIAYAAILKYDLECEAEAFLAKFEPAKLKNLKILHEKQINCVKTSSLGRIFDAFAAVILGLDSISYEGEAGMSLEALYDANLDACYEFEIRSDKICFKEAFKRALKDDAKTAATGFIKGLAKLVTDVACAQANDILLAGGVFQNKALLENVILILKQKGKKYYINKNFSSNDSSVAIGQIALTLI